AGATTTTGGTGGCGAGGTTGCGGATACTCCCGGTATCCGAGAAGTTGGACTGTGGGGCGTGGATACTGAGAACTTAGAACACTATTTCCCTGAGATGGAGCCTCACCTCGGTCAGTGTAAATACAGCGATTGTGCTCATGTCGCAGAACCTGATTGTGCTATCCAAGACGCTGTTGAATCCGGTGAGATACATGCGGAACGGTATCGGAGCTACGTTGTGTTGCGAACAGGGGATACTGCGGAAATCTAATACGGTTCGCGCTACAAACCCGTGAAATGCTCACGCGCGTACGCCAACCGCTCAGGGACACCTATATCAATCCAGTCCGCATCCGTTTGCAACGTATAGAGATTAGAAACGGACGGAAAAACGTCTCGTTCCATAGAGAAAATTTCCTGCCCGTTCGGAAATGCGTCAGCAATGCTTTGATTGAAAAGATAGACCCCACTGTTGACATACCCAGCACGCCAGGTAGGCTGTTTCTCACGAAACGCCTGAATCTTTCCATCACCGTCCGAGACGATTTCACCATAAGGACGGATGTCTGCAACATGCACACTCAAAAGCACTCCCGCCATTCCCTCGTGAAAGCGATCTAACAACCCCCGCAGCGAAAAGTCCGCGATCAGAATATCACCATTTAAAACAAAAAAGGGCGATGTCCCAATCTGTTTCATCGCGTTTTGAATCGCGCCGCCAGTACCGAGTCTTTTCTCCTCTTTGGCATAACGGATGCACATTCCGGCGTAATTGTCACCCACCTGCTCATAAAGCACATCGTGTAGGTGCCCAGACGCGAGGACGACCTTGGTAACGCCTACCTCCATCAACAATCGGATCTGCCACTCCAGCACCGTTTTCCCGGCGATCTCCAACAAAACCTTAGGCACCGTTTTTGCTGCCTCACCGAGTCGTGTCGCAAGACCGCCACACAGAATGATGGCTTCCATTTTTTTAATTTACCTTGCGGAGGAGCAGCGTGGGTTCTGTCTTTGGTGTTCTTTTCTCAAATCTGAAGAAATACCCAAGCAAAAACCCCTCCATTACATTACGGGCTATATGCCTTTTCATAATGCCTTGAGAGAAGCTTTGTTAAACCAAGACCTCTTGACTAACAGCCATTCTTCTGACAACTGACAACCGATTTACACCGACCTATGTCCTGCGAAGCCGCGAGGATTTTCATAAGCATCTATCCACAAATCACACCACTCTTGGTGTTCGGATAGGACACTTTCAGGATTTTCGCGGCTACGCACAATGAAATCAGGATGCGCTGTCCGCCCGGTGTGATGTCCTGTTGTCTGATAGCGCAAATCCAATGACCAACGGCACCGGTCAGACGTGTTCGGTTCCGAACGATGTGGTGTAAAACGACTTAATATGATGACATCGCCGCGGTAACATTCCAGCATGAGCGGTTCGACTTCCGGCATTAACTCCGGCTTGATCATTGTGCCACCCTCTTTCTGATGGATCAGATACCCTATATCTTCAGTAATACCGGGCAATGCCTGGAGGCACCCCATCTCTACTGTGCTATCACCCAACGGAAGCCAACACGTGATGATAATGGAATCTTCAGCCTCCGGCATCATAACACCAGCATCCTGATGCCACGGGACACCGCCTGCCCAACTCGCGTTCCCATCTATAACGGGCGGTTTCGCACGCAGATGCTGTATCGGATTACAGGTAATCTCCGGTCCAACGATTCCTTCAACAACATCTAAAAGGTTATCGTTCTTCAGGAATTCAAAGATGGCTTTGCCGCGGTAGTGCATAATATCCAATCCGCCTGCCATGTCGCCGGACTGTGCAAGTAACATTCCGAACCGCTTGTCGAAAGGTTCATCTTCATACAGGTTCTCGATTTTACCTTCCTGTTTTAAGGCAAGGGCGCGTTCCGAAATCCAATCCGAAATTTCGTCAATTACGGGCTGTAGATCCGCGTCAGTCAAAGCATTTTTGACGATTAGGACACCCTGTGTCGCAAAGGTTTCACACTGCTCTTGCGTGAGTTTCATAAGGAACATCTCCGTTTTCGTAAGGCTTGCAAGCTAAACTTGTCTCTGTTTTACATTATCTTCTATAAAAAGTTGTGCATATATGATAGCATAAGAAGGAAAATCTAACAAGGAGCACTTGGAATGAAAGGTAAACAGATTGTGATGCCAGCGAAGCGATCAGCAACGCTGGAAGATTTTGAACTTGATGAGACACTCACACCGAACCAAATTCTACTGAAAACGCACTATAGTCTGATTAGTCCCGGCACCGAAGGCGCAGGGTATACCGGACTTGAAAGCGGCACACGATTTCCGCACGGTTCAGGCTATACGGCGATCGGTGAAGTTTTGAAAGTCGGTGAAAACGTAACGAAATGTGCTGTTGGGGATCTCGCTTTCTGTTATAGTCCGCACGCCTCGATCGCTAAAACTGAGGCAGTGCTTTTGGCATTCAAACCGCCTTTAGATATAGACGAGAAACTGGTTCCTTTCGTCCGAATGGCGACGGTCGCG
This genomic window from Candidatus Poribacteria bacterium contains:
- a CDS encoding sugar phosphate nucleotidyltransferase; translated protein: MEAIILCGGLATRLGEAAKTVPKVLLEIAGKTVLEWQIRLLMEVGVTKVVLASGHLHDVLYEQVGDNYAGMCIRYAKEEKRLGTGGAIQNAMKQIGTSPFFVLNGDILIADFSLRGLLDRFHEGMAGVLLSVHVADIRPYGEIVSDGDGKIQAFREKQPTWRAGYVNSGVYLFNQSIADAFPNGQEIFSMERDVFPSVSNLYTLQTDADWIDIGVPERLAYAREHFTGL
- a CDS encoding phytanoyl-CoA dioxygenase family protein → MKLTQEQCETFATQGVLIVKNALTDADLQPVIDEISDWISERALALKQEGKIENLYEDEPFDKRFGMLLAQSGDMAGGLDIMHYRGKAIFEFLKNDNLLDVVEGIVGPEITCNPIQHLRAKPPVIDGNASWAGGVPWHQDAGVMMPEAEDSIIITCWLPLGDSTVEMGCLQALPGITEDIGYLIHQKEGGTMIKPELMPEVEPLMLECYRGDVIILSRFTPHRSEPNTSDRCRWSLDLRYQTTGHHTGRTAHPDFIVRSRENPESVLSEHQEWCDLWIDAYENPRGFAGHRSV